One genomic segment of Sminthopsis crassicaudata isolate SCR6 chromosome 4, ASM4859323v1, whole genome shotgun sequence includes these proteins:
- the LOC141540497 gene encoding cytochrome P450 2J2-like, translated as MQLSLGNMLPSFWEGAPLQNFLLLSVIILILTHYLQSRRRHLNYPPGPPSLPILGNFLQMDFKKPQVTLQKFVQKYGNILSMHVGSQIFVTVTGLPLIKEVLVNQGDIFIDRPQLPIHLHIFKSFGLIMSNGQLWKQQRRFALMTLRNFGLGKKTLEDRIRLEAKYLIEAIREEKGQPFDPHFVINNAVSNIICSVTFGHRFEYHDSQFRELLKTVDYVMKLLVRWECQLFNIIPSVMKFLPGPHQKLFRESKKLESFVEDVIKQHKENLNPEEPQDFIDAYLKELSKDDIHSSFNEKNLVYCTMDLFFAGTETTSTTLRWALLYMALYPEIQGKIQAEIDRVIGQSRQPTIADKENLPYTNAAVHEVQRMGDIIPFNAPRMAVVDTTVAGYHVPKGAMMMTNLTALNRDPEEWATPDTFNPEHFLENGQFKKKESFIPFSIGKRACLGEQLARAELFLFFTSLLQKFTFKAPPNTQLSLDFEISMAVSPLPYQICAIPREI; from the exons ATGCAGCTCTCTCTGGGAAACATGCTCCCTTCTTTTTGGGAAGGAGCCCCCCTACAGaacttccttctcctctctgtcATTATCCTGATCCTGACACATTATCTGCAGAGCAGGAGGAGACATCTAAACTACCCCCCTGGCCCTCCAAGTTTGCCCATATTGGGCAACTTTCTCCAGATGGATTTCAAAAAACCCCAAGTCACTCTGCAAAAG tttgtccagaaatatggaaatattttgtccaTGCATGTGGGCAGTCAAATCTTTGTAACAGTAACTGGATTGCCATTGATCAAGGAGGTTCTGGTCAACCAAGGTGATATATTTATTGATCGACCACAACTCCCTATCCATCTTCATATCTTTAAATCATTTG GCTTAATCATGTCTAATGGCCAACTGTGGAAACAGCAAAGAAGATTTGCCTTAATGACGCTAAGGAACTTTGGTTTGGGAAAGAAGACCCTGGAAGATCGGATACGGCTGGAGGCCAAGTATCTCATTGAGGCCATCAGGGAAGAAAAAG GACAGCCCTTTGACCCCCACTTTGTGATCAACAATGCTGTTTCTAATATCATCTGCTCTGTAACATTTGGGCATCGTTTTGAGTACCACGATTCACAATTTCGGGAGCTCCTGAAGACTGTGGATTATGTCATGAAGCTTTTGGTCAGATGGGAGTGTCAG ctCTTCAATATAATTCCTTCTGTAATGAAATTCCTGCCAGGACCTCACCAGAAGCTCTTCAGAGAATCTAAAAAGCTAGAATCTTTTGTAGAAGATGTGATCAAACAACACAAGGAAAACCTGAATCCAGAGGAGCCCCAGGATTTCATTGATGCTTACCTGAAGGAGCTGTCCAAG gatGACATCCATTCTagtttcaatgaaaaaaatttagtctACTGCACCATGGACCTCTTCTTTGCTGGAACAGAGACAACTTCGACCACTCTAAGGTGGGCACTGCTGTACATGGCTCTTTATCCAGAGATCCAAG gCAAAATACAAGCTGAGATTGACAGGGTGATTGGCCAATCTCGGCAGCCCACCATAGCTGATAAGGAGAATTTGCCCTACACTAATGCAGCTGTTCATGAAGTTCAAAGAATGGGTGACATAATTCCTTTCAATGCACCCAGGATGGCTGTGGTTGATACCACAGTGGCAGGATACCACGTGCCCAAG GGGGCCATGATGATGACCAACTTAACTGCTTTGAACCGGGACCCCGAGGAGTGGGCCACCCCAGATACCTTCAACCCAGAACATTTTCTGGAGAATGgccaatttaagaaaaaagagtCTTTTATACCTTTCTCAATTG GAAAGAGGGCCTGCCTGGGAGAACAGCTTGCTCGGGCTgagctcttccttttcttcaccaGCCTGCTCCAGAAGTTCACATTCAAGGCTCCTCCAAACACCCAGCTGAGCTTGGACTTCGAAATAAGTATGGCCGTCTCTCCTCTCCCCTACCAAATATGTGCCATTCCTCGAGAGATATAG